Proteins from a single region of Calypte anna isolate BGI_N300 chromosome 26, bCalAnn1_v1.p, whole genome shotgun sequence:
- the DYRK3 gene encoding dual specificity tyrosine-phosphorylation-regulated kinase 3 isoform X1 has product MLLGRKPEAALGAGRFGDGLYDSYMRIDQIRYQESTNEEHSPSGLPSLGRSNVTSNKLTMKDHSLAGSQVKVEQLFEDSGNRRSSTLQSTGVAGSERGLPSLTKDKSIESLSTSKSGGSSSKAQKAISQAPEQAVKQYKHQLSAYEQQEIFNFSEIYFVGPAAKKRQGVIGGPNNGGYDDDQGSYIHVPHDHLAYRYEVLKIIGKGSFGQVAKVYDHKLHQHLALKMVRNEKRFHRQAAEEIRILEHLKKQDKTGSMNVIHMLESFTFRNHICMTFELLSMNLYELIKRNKFQGFSVQLVRKFAHSILQCLDALYRNKIIHCDLKPENILLKQQGRSGIKVIDFGSSCFEHQRVYTYIQSRFYRAPEVILGSRYGMPIDMWSFGCILVELLTGYPLFPGEDEGDQLACMMELLGMPPQKLLDQSKRAKNFINSKGHPRYCSVTTHADGRVTLSGSRSRRGKIRGAPGNKDWVTALKGCDDPLFIEFLKECLSWDPSARMTPSQALRHPWICKRTPKQPPSSDKSSNKRISCYTSSFTGMGSKLPPVVGVANKLRANLTSDSHGSIPLCTVLPKLVSS; this is encoded by the exons CCCTGGGTGCAG GCAGGTTTGGAGATGGATTGTATGACTCCTATATGAGGATAGATCAGATTCGGTACCAAGAGTCTACAAATGAAGAACACAGCCCCTCAGGACTTCCTTCCCTTGGGAGATCTAAT GTTACTAGCAACAAGCTCACGATGAAGGATCACTCTCTGGCTGGGAGTCAGGTGAAAGTGGAGCAATTATTTGAGGACTCTGGCAACAGGAGGAGTAGCACTCTCCAGTCTACAGGAGTTGCTGGCTCAGAAAGAGGTCTTCCTTCACTGACAAAAGATAAAAGTATAGAGAGCCTAAGCACTTCCAAGAGTGGTGGCAGTTCctcaaaagcacagaaagccaTTTCCCAAGCTCCAGAGCAAGCTGTCAAACAGTACAAGCATCAGCTGTCTGCTTATGAGCAGCAagagatatttaatttttctgaaatctaCTTTGTGGGTCCAGCTGCAAAAAAGAGACAAGGAGTCATCGGCGGTCCCAACAACGGGGGTTATGATGATGACCAAGGCAGCTACATCCACGTGCCCCACGACCACCTTGCTTACCGCTATGAGGTGCTCAAAATCATTGGCAAGGGCAGTTTTGGACAAGTTGCCAAAGTCTATGACCACAAACTCCACCAACACTTGGCCTTAAAGATGGTTCGCAACGAGAAGAGGTTCCACCGCCAAGCAGCAGAGGAGATCCGGATCCTGGAACATCTGAAGAAGCAGGATAAAACAGGCAGTATGAATGTTATCCACATGCTGGAAAGCTTCACCTTTCGGAACCACATCTGCATGACTTTTGAACTCTTGAGTATGAACCTGTACGAGCTGattaaaagaaacaagtttCAGGGCTTCAGCGTCCAGCTGGTCCGCAAGTTCGCTCACTCGATCCTGCAGTGTCTGGATGCCCTTTATAGAAACAAAATCATACACTGTGACTTGAAGCCTGAAAATATCCTCCTGAAACAGCAAGGGAGGAGTGGCATCAAGGTCATAGATTTTGGGTCCAGCTGTTTTGAGCACCAAAGAGTCTACACATACATTCAGTCTCGATTCTACCGGGCTCCAGAGGTGATCCTGGGAAGTCGCTACGGGATGCCCATAGACATGTGGAGCTTTGGCTGTATTCTGGTGGAGCTCTTGACTGGATACCCTCTTTTTCCTGGCGAGGACGAGGGAGACCAACTGGCTTGCATGATGGAACTTCTTGGAATGCCACCTCAGAAGCTTTTGGATCAATCCAAACGAGCCAAGAACTTCATCAACTCCAAGGGTCACCCTCGCTACTGCTCGGTCACCACCCATGCGGATGGCCGGGTGACCCTGAGTGGGAGCCGCTCCCGACGGGGTAAAATCCGAGGTGCTCCAGGGAACAAAGACTGGGTGACAGCCCTGAAGGGCTGTGATGACCCCTTGTTCATCGAGTTCTTAAAGGAATGTCTCAGCTGGGATCCTTCTGCACGCATGACCCCGAGTCAAGCTTTGAGGCACCCTTGGATTTGCAAACGAACGCCCAAACAACCCCCCAGCTCTGATAAATCCTCCAATAAAAGGATTTCTTGCTACACGAGCTCCTTCACGGGCATGGGTTCCAAGCTGCCTCCTGTGGTTGGGGTGGCAAACAAGCTGAGGGCAAATTTAACCTCTGACTCCCATGGCAGTATCCCACTCTGCACTGTGCTGCCCAAGCTGGTCAGCTCGTAG
- the DYRK3 gene encoding dual specificity tyrosine-phosphorylation-regulated kinase 3 isoform X2 — protein sequence MRIDQIRYQESTNEEHSPSGLPSLGRSNVTSNKLTMKDHSLAGSQVKVEQLFEDSGNRRSSTLQSTGVAGSERGLPSLTKDKSIESLSTSKSGGSSSKAQKAISQAPEQAVKQYKHQLSAYEQQEIFNFSEIYFVGPAAKKRQGVIGGPNNGGYDDDQGSYIHVPHDHLAYRYEVLKIIGKGSFGQVAKVYDHKLHQHLALKMVRNEKRFHRQAAEEIRILEHLKKQDKTGSMNVIHMLESFTFRNHICMTFELLSMNLYELIKRNKFQGFSVQLVRKFAHSILQCLDALYRNKIIHCDLKPENILLKQQGRSGIKVIDFGSSCFEHQRVYTYIQSRFYRAPEVILGSRYGMPIDMWSFGCILVELLTGYPLFPGEDEGDQLACMMELLGMPPQKLLDQSKRAKNFINSKGHPRYCSVTTHADGRVTLSGSRSRRGKIRGAPGNKDWVTALKGCDDPLFIEFLKECLSWDPSARMTPSQALRHPWICKRTPKQPPSSDKSSNKRISCYTSSFTGMGSKLPPVVGVANKLRANLTSDSHGSIPLCTVLPKLVSS from the exons ATGAGGATAGATCAGATTCGGTACCAAGAGTCTACAAATGAAGAACACAGCCCCTCAGGACTTCCTTCCCTTGGGAGATCTAAT GTTACTAGCAACAAGCTCACGATGAAGGATCACTCTCTGGCTGGGAGTCAGGTGAAAGTGGAGCAATTATTTGAGGACTCTGGCAACAGGAGGAGTAGCACTCTCCAGTCTACAGGAGTTGCTGGCTCAGAAAGAGGTCTTCCTTCACTGACAAAAGATAAAAGTATAGAGAGCCTAAGCACTTCCAAGAGTGGTGGCAGTTCctcaaaagcacagaaagccaTTTCCCAAGCTCCAGAGCAAGCTGTCAAACAGTACAAGCATCAGCTGTCTGCTTATGAGCAGCAagagatatttaatttttctgaaatctaCTTTGTGGGTCCAGCTGCAAAAAAGAGACAAGGAGTCATCGGCGGTCCCAACAACGGGGGTTATGATGATGACCAAGGCAGCTACATCCACGTGCCCCACGACCACCTTGCTTACCGCTATGAGGTGCTCAAAATCATTGGCAAGGGCAGTTTTGGACAAGTTGCCAAAGTCTATGACCACAAACTCCACCAACACTTGGCCTTAAAGATGGTTCGCAACGAGAAGAGGTTCCACCGCCAAGCAGCAGAGGAGATCCGGATCCTGGAACATCTGAAGAAGCAGGATAAAACAGGCAGTATGAATGTTATCCACATGCTGGAAAGCTTCACCTTTCGGAACCACATCTGCATGACTTTTGAACTCTTGAGTATGAACCTGTACGAGCTGattaaaagaaacaagtttCAGGGCTTCAGCGTCCAGCTGGTCCGCAAGTTCGCTCACTCGATCCTGCAGTGTCTGGATGCCCTTTATAGAAACAAAATCATACACTGTGACTTGAAGCCTGAAAATATCCTCCTGAAACAGCAAGGGAGGAGTGGCATCAAGGTCATAGATTTTGGGTCCAGCTGTTTTGAGCACCAAAGAGTCTACACATACATTCAGTCTCGATTCTACCGGGCTCCAGAGGTGATCCTGGGAAGTCGCTACGGGATGCCCATAGACATGTGGAGCTTTGGCTGTATTCTGGTGGAGCTCTTGACTGGATACCCTCTTTTTCCTGGCGAGGACGAGGGAGACCAACTGGCTTGCATGATGGAACTTCTTGGAATGCCACCTCAGAAGCTTTTGGATCAATCCAAACGAGCCAAGAACTTCATCAACTCCAAGGGTCACCCTCGCTACTGCTCGGTCACCACCCATGCGGATGGCCGGGTGACCCTGAGTGGGAGCCGCTCCCGACGGGGTAAAATCCGAGGTGCTCCAGGGAACAAAGACTGGGTGACAGCCCTGAAGGGCTGTGATGACCCCTTGTTCATCGAGTTCTTAAAGGAATGTCTCAGCTGGGATCCTTCTGCACGCATGACCCCGAGTCAAGCTTTGAGGCACCCTTGGATTTGCAAACGAACGCCCAAACAACCCCCCAGCTCTGATAAATCCTCCAATAAAAGGATTTCTTGCTACACGAGCTCCTTCACGGGCATGGGTTCCAAGCTGCCTCCTGTGGTTGGGGTGGCAAACAAGCTGAGGGCAAATTTAACCTCTGACTCCCATGGCAGTATCCCACTCTGCACTGTGCTGCCCAAGCTGGTCAGCTCGTAG
- the DYRK3 gene encoding dual specificity tyrosine-phosphorylation-regulated kinase 3 isoform X3: protein MEAASPRYHAAGQEAGGGPGCRFGDGLYDSYMRIDQIRYQESTNEEHSPSGLPSLGRSNVTSNKLTMKDHSLAGSQVKVEQLFEDSGNRRSSTLQSTGVAGSERGLPSLTKDKSIESLSTSKSGGSSSKAQKAISQAPEQAVKQYKHQLSAYEQQEIFNFSEIYFVGPAAKKRQGVIGGPNNGGYDDDQGSYIHVPHDHLAYRYEVLKIIGKGSFGQVAKVYDHKLHQHLALKMVRNEKRFHRQAAEEIRILEHLKKQDKTGSMNVIHMLESFTFRNHICMTFELLSMNLYELIKRNKFQGFSVQLVRKFAHSILQCLDALYRNKIIHCDLKPENILLKQQGRSGIKVIDFGSSCFEHQRVYTYIQSRFYRAPEVILGSRYGMPIDMWSFGCILVELLTGYPLFPGEDEGDQLACMMELLGMPPQKLLDQSKRAKNFINSKGHPRYCSVTTHADGRVTLSGSRSRRGKIRGAPGNKDWVTALKGCDDPLFIEFLKECLSWDPSARMTPSQALRHPWICKRTPKQPPSSDKSSNKRISCYTSSFTGMGSKLPPVVGVANKLRANLTSDSHGSIPLCTVLPKLVSS, encoded by the exons CCCTGGGTGCAG GTTTGGAGATGGATTGTATGACTCCTATATGAGGATAGATCAGATTCGGTACCAAGAGTCTACAAATGAAGAACACAGCCCCTCAGGACTTCCTTCCCTTGGGAGATCTAAT GTTACTAGCAACAAGCTCACGATGAAGGATCACTCTCTGGCTGGGAGTCAGGTGAAAGTGGAGCAATTATTTGAGGACTCTGGCAACAGGAGGAGTAGCACTCTCCAGTCTACAGGAGTTGCTGGCTCAGAAAGAGGTCTTCCTTCACTGACAAAAGATAAAAGTATAGAGAGCCTAAGCACTTCCAAGAGTGGTGGCAGTTCctcaaaagcacagaaagccaTTTCCCAAGCTCCAGAGCAAGCTGTCAAACAGTACAAGCATCAGCTGTCTGCTTATGAGCAGCAagagatatttaatttttctgaaatctaCTTTGTGGGTCCAGCTGCAAAAAAGAGACAAGGAGTCATCGGCGGTCCCAACAACGGGGGTTATGATGATGACCAAGGCAGCTACATCCACGTGCCCCACGACCACCTTGCTTACCGCTATGAGGTGCTCAAAATCATTGGCAAGGGCAGTTTTGGACAAGTTGCCAAAGTCTATGACCACAAACTCCACCAACACTTGGCCTTAAAGATGGTTCGCAACGAGAAGAGGTTCCACCGCCAAGCAGCAGAGGAGATCCGGATCCTGGAACATCTGAAGAAGCAGGATAAAACAGGCAGTATGAATGTTATCCACATGCTGGAAAGCTTCACCTTTCGGAACCACATCTGCATGACTTTTGAACTCTTGAGTATGAACCTGTACGAGCTGattaaaagaaacaagtttCAGGGCTTCAGCGTCCAGCTGGTCCGCAAGTTCGCTCACTCGATCCTGCAGTGTCTGGATGCCCTTTATAGAAACAAAATCATACACTGTGACTTGAAGCCTGAAAATATCCTCCTGAAACAGCAAGGGAGGAGTGGCATCAAGGTCATAGATTTTGGGTCCAGCTGTTTTGAGCACCAAAGAGTCTACACATACATTCAGTCTCGATTCTACCGGGCTCCAGAGGTGATCCTGGGAAGTCGCTACGGGATGCCCATAGACATGTGGAGCTTTGGCTGTATTCTGGTGGAGCTCTTGACTGGATACCCTCTTTTTCCTGGCGAGGACGAGGGAGACCAACTGGCTTGCATGATGGAACTTCTTGGAATGCCACCTCAGAAGCTTTTGGATCAATCCAAACGAGCCAAGAACTTCATCAACTCCAAGGGTCACCCTCGCTACTGCTCGGTCACCACCCATGCGGATGGCCGGGTGACCCTGAGTGGGAGCCGCTCCCGACGGGGTAAAATCCGAGGTGCTCCAGGGAACAAAGACTGGGTGACAGCCCTGAAGGGCTGTGATGACCCCTTGTTCATCGAGTTCTTAAAGGAATGTCTCAGCTGGGATCCTTCTGCACGCATGACCCCGAGTCAAGCTTTGAGGCACCCTTGGATTTGCAAACGAACGCCCAAACAACCCCCCAGCTCTGATAAATCCTCCAATAAAAGGATTTCTTGCTACACGAGCTCCTTCACGGGCATGGGTTCCAAGCTGCCTCCTGTGGTTGGGGTGGCAAACAAGCTGAGGGCAAATTTAACCTCTGACTCCCATGGCAGTATCCCACTCTGCACTGTGCTGCCCAAGCTGGTCAGCTCGTAG